The Phycodurus eques isolate BA_2022a chromosome 5, UOR_Pequ_1.1, whole genome shotgun sequence DNA segment agttctgccaaaaaaacacaaaaaactaaGCTACAACACATCCAACATATATCGTTTATGCTTATGATGATATTTCTATGAATTAAAATCTGTGGCTGTAAAATTGTACTGCATCCTATTGAGAAGTGTTATTTTGAGCTGAATAAGGTGATGAAAATATAAGAAAGTGTATGATGCAGTGCtattctacaccactgcaaccacaataatacaaatatggaTGACGATTAAAACCactatcattatcatcattagattttgcaggtgtacctaatgtggaTGGAGTAATTGCCCTGACTTTATAGCAACCTAGTTGCGTTCGCACATTTTAGACGGGGAGTGTCGCCGAGCATGTGTacaacacatacaaactgaTGCACACCAACCAGACTGTGGACTTTGTCAAGCAAAAGGTGAGAAGATGAGACtgcacacattaacacacattCTCTGAATTCACATGATGTTTTTGTGAACTTTGGGGGGGAGAGGGTAAACGAGTCGATCGACCGAGTACCGATTGAGTCATCAAGCCATGACGTCCGGTCGGAGGTTTGGATCGTTTGGTTAACCTACATCTTTAGTACAGTGTAATCGtaggtactgtactgtattgagAAATAGATCAAACTGATGCTATTGTAAAACCTGTATAAAATGGTTTCCGATTTAAAACAATTTCTACAGATCATGTCATATCGACATTCAGACAGCATCACAAGCAGAGTTATGAAGAccagaacaaaaataaacagaaggTACTGATACTTTTGGGCCTTCCACGTAGCACTTGGAATGGAGCGGCTGCAGCCACGCCGAGATGCCCATGATGGACGCCGTCATGTCTCTGGACCAGCTGGTGGACGAGTCCGATCCAGACGTGGATTTCCCTAACTCCTTCCATGCCTTCCAGACGGCTGAGGGCATTCGCAAAGAGCACCCAGACAATGGTACGCGGTCACAAAGAGCTTCAGGTTCCCTCTATAAAAGTGGGAATGCTATAAAGGTAGTACAGcttactttgggcgagaggcaggatacgccctggactggccgccagtcaatcgcagggcacaagcCTTCCCACACACTCAttttcacacctaaggacaagtcatcttcaattaacctaacatttgggatgtgggagaaaaacaaagcaaacagcaggcaaaacatgcaaactccacacagatatTCGAACTCAGATCTCCTGAtttcaggcagatgtgctaagcacaACATCGCGGCCCTGCCACTCCACTTTCATGAGAcatcaattacagtatataatgcGGTGCTAACATCGTTTAATATttccaaaatgcatttttactcgTCAAGGCCTCACACCCCTAATGAATAGCTTGGgacaaacttttgtgctcaagggtcacatttgatttataaaaGAAACAAGTAGGCCAGGTCATTTGGAGGGGAGGTttaaaggggggtggggggatgggagCACAATGCATATGTAATATAATTTATAACATAGTTTATTGTAATAACATAATCCATGCTGATTTATTTGATTAGAATAAATTGAACCTGAATTATCCAatcttttaatacaataaacgcatgtttttagtattttttagaataaatcAATGACAcagttattcaattaaataaaagtaaaatacattttaactcaCCAATTTTAGAAAACgtgataatacaaaaatattacagaacaaatgagaatctAAACGCTTGGTGGGCTGGATTAACAAATGCAGCTGGAACTGCGCTTTTGCCACTCCTCACACCTGCAATAGACTGGCTGAAGGCTGCATGTAAGCAAGCAGCAGAGTAAATAGATTTGCGGAAATATGTCCAGTTCATATTAGTCAACTGAACTCCCAAGTTTGTACCTTTTACAGGGCCAAAAAGGCCTAGGTACAATGCTGCAAAAGTGCCAAATGGTATAAAGCCGAGCTTCTAAAGGTACCACCGTAGTGGCAAGATACTATATGTAGCCCCTAAATGGAAAATGTATCACTTACGTCTTGAATGTCTTTTCTCAGACTGGTTCCAGCTAGTGGGTCTGATACACGATGTTGGGAAGGTCATGGCGCTGTGGGATGAACCTCAGGTAAGACGTAATTTAAGTTCTGATTAACCCTTAACACATTGTTGAGGTGGAATTTTTGACCAAAAATACCCTTGTAATTTTTACccctgaaatgtatttatttataaaagtgacccaaaatgcagaatgaaaatatttaaaatattatatttacacCTTTGTACAGGTGCTTACAAAGTTTGTGGACACCGAGGCTGTTTTTTAGATTTACCTTTGTGtgttaaatcaaggaaaatgCTGGGTATCTTCAAACTGTGAAACTGCATATGCCATAAATGTGTGTACTTTCTCAATTCTTTCAAAAGAGAACTCTAAGGTGTCCTACGAATTGTCTGCCTTCTCACCACATTTGCTCTGAAACATTGTTTTAATCATCCATTCATTAACATAGACAATTATGAGGATATTCTCAAAAGTGACTCGGACCTTACGATGCGTGCATGGGAAATGAACAGTATATGTCAGGGTTCATATAGAATCCTTACTCCCATTGGCCACGGTCTTCCCTATTTATCCACAGTGGGCCGTGGTGGGTGACACATTCCCTGTGGGCTGCACGTTTCAAAACTCCATCGTGTTCCGAGACAGCACCTTCCAGGAGAACCCAGACGACACAAATCCCAGCTACAAGTAGATATTTTCCCGTTAAAATTGACACCTAAACGCAAGATTTGTTGTCAAGGTTTGATGGGCTGATTTCCTCTGAAAAGAAAACCGACGGCACAAAGTACAGCAGTACTTTACAGCAAAGTTTTGCACGTAAAAATCGGGTTATACTTACGAGACTTAACAATTTCTGAGATCGTTTTCCatttagttttatatttttcttcagcTCTAAATATGGCATCTACAAACCAAATATCGGGCTTGACAGTGTCCTCATGTCCTGGGGTCATGATGGTGAGTCCATTGATTTAAATTGTTTGACATCATCTCAGAGAGatttctgcctttacaaagatattaACGCTTAATACAacagtttttattattgtgtttgtagAATTGTACCGCGACATACCGAGAGCTGTttcttatacagtggtgccttgagatacgagcttcATCTGTTCCGTGACACGCTTGTATCTAAAATCATCTtgccccattgaaatgaatggaaatgccattaatccatttcagTCTCCGTTGTCATTCATCTGAacgtgttctatagggttgaggtcaggaatGTACAGAACAGTCAAGtgcatccacatcaaactctctcatctctgtctttatgaacctttaTTTGTGCACTTATGCACActcatctccaaactgttcccagaaagttggaaatgtccaaaatattagcccctgagctccggtgaaaggaactctgaatgcttcagcatatcaagagattttggacattcaaacagtttgggggattaccccttcccgTTTCAACaggtctgtgcaccagtgcacaaagcaaggtccataaagacactgatgagagaatttggtatggatgaacttgactggcctgcacagagtcctgacctcaacccaataccacacctttgggttgatttcaagtggacagtgagccagggcttctcatccaacatcagcgtgtgacctcacaaacatgctcctggaagaatgggcaaaaattctcaaactcactcctaaaacttgtttgaaagccttcccacaagaggtGAAGCCGTTAtcgctgcaaagggtagaccaacaacatattaaaccatatggatttagaatgggatatcacttaaaatcatacgcgagtcaaggcaggtgagtgaatacctttggcaatatagtgcatGTCAGTTCGGTCAGGCTTCCATTAAATGTCTGTTGATCTAAGCTgtattttacttctttttttttttgtatgctttATATAGGATACATTGGTGAAACGTATGTTGGCATTTTTGTatggttcttcttcttttcctttggctcATCCCGTTAAGGGTGGCCACAGCATGTCATTgttttccatggaagcctatctcctgaatcctcctctctaacaccaactgccctcatgtctcgCCTCACTACATCCGGCAACCTTTTTTGggctttctctagctctcttgcctggcagctccatcctcatcatccttcacccaatatactcactctcccccccctctggacgtgtccaaaccattgaaatCTGCTTTCTGTCTAACTtaaggaataaataaataaatacatatatcatgggggaaaaaatagaatgtaaagaattgaacagtttgtgcatcatgatttaatgctgcaattcaaTTGTGTGTGCTGCTGCTCCTGGCGAAATGTGTTTCTACTGTAAACAACTCTGTAAAATGCTGTAATGTTGCTTAAAGTCTCTTTTTTGATTAATTGTTCAGTTGTTGGCTCGTATTCCAACTTtacgcttgcaagtcaaagcaaaaacttgtCCGAATGACGGCTCATATCGAAACACTTGTacgtcgggtcactcgtatctcaaggtatAATTGTACTTAGGTTACCTTGGTTTACTTCGTGAGGGGGAAAATATTAGAAACTGACAGTTTAGCGCCGACCAATgcaataattattataaataaatgattaataattctattaaattgttcgatttaaaatgtatttaatgcataatcaaaattacatatttgaattaatattttttttttatatttaaaatacaatgaaattatAAATCATACTATTCTACTATTGCAATTCATAGTAATATCTGTATTTGTAATCCAAGGCTATAATTCCACTTTAAATGCCTGGAACTAACAGGTTTCAATGAGGTCTCTAAAAGTTCCAAAAACCCCAAAGAGGGTCTTCTTTAGGCCCCATAAATAACCCcaaaactgaatttaaaaagtaGTCACCACTGTGCAAACAGGAAACGGTCTTCGATACAAGTTTTATGCACTCTTTTAATTAGTCGGAGTATATCACATTAGTAATAATATTGTGAAGTATTTCGTCTACATTTAACTGGATTTGACCGATGTCATTATAGTTGCTATTGCATGTGTACTTAATGTCTTGGTGTTGTGTCCCTAAGAATACCTTTACCGCGTTCTCCAGTTCAACAAGTGCTGCATTCCCAAGGAGGCAAGTAACCTCTGCCATTGACTCATCTTCCCCCACGGTCACATCCAGACTCTAAGCCACGCTATGTTTGCGTGCGGTCCTTACAGGGCCTCAACATGATCCGCTACCATTCCTTCTACCCCTGGCACTCCCAAGGCGACTACATGTACCTGTGTGACGACACAGACCTGCAAATGTTGCTTTGGGTGAAGGAGTTTAAGTGAGTGGCGTCCAATTATAGAACTTGTTTGCAGTCCCCTGGTGctatgtatacacatacatttaaGGTCAAAATTATAAGCCCCCttcattttaaatttcaaaaaattaaaattaaaatcccTTATTTTCTCCAATGATATGACTGTAAGACAGTGTTTACAGTTAATTTGCggtcaaaaacaaagaaaacagctgcaaaaaagtttttttttttataccgtaTACCACTAACATTTGATCTTCAAAACTGACCGATGGGctaggtcatttgtagatgaggttaaaaagttaaaatgtgtatcTAAAATATTACCttaatattaatagtttaaattaTCCATTATTCCTATTTTTAGCGCTCTAAAATGCccccaaagccctggctaactGGAAAGTAATGTCACAGAAGTATGTTAAAGTGACACATCCACTGTTTTAACATCCTactatgttggggaggagctaggGTGTTAGTGTAAATTGTCTCGTTTTTGCTCTGTTGAGCAACtattaaaaagcaaataaactcatctgtaagacatttatttttaagggtattGTTGagtatgaaatgaaaatatactgtaacattTTGTGGTATGATTACAGTTTAAACTTACTATGggcaattatttgaaaattttaagggcAAAGGCAACTGCTtgtgtttttccccccactatTTGCTGCAGGGCTCAATTTTACGTACATCCCTTTTCCCTTCAAATGAGCCTCTACTATCTTCTTTCTGAGGCCCAGATTGACGTTGCTGCAGTATTTGGCATGATGATATCACTTCTTATCAAGATTTTGGAGCAACTCTAAAGTACTGTAGTGCCTTTTGCTCAAGTGGTCAGGTGACACGAACCCTTCTTCTTCTGTAATAGATTGACCAGGTGTAGTTTCAAAGTAAGTTGAATCAAAACGGGGCCATATCATTGCTTGATAATTTACTATACAAAATGATACTAATATATTGGAAACATTGGGATTTATTTTTGCGAAATGTTCAATAGTTCCTACAGGGGCTAATACTTTTGACCTTAACTGTAACTGCGTTTGTGTGTCTGCCCCCCGCAGCAAATTCGATCTCTACACAAAAGTGGCCGAGCTGCCCAACGTGGAGAGGCTGCGTCCGTACTACCAGTCGCTGATCGACAAGTACTGTCCCGGGATACTGAAGTGGTGAAACAGCACAGCGAGTTCTAAATTCACCACCAAAtagggcattacagtaatcccttgtttatcgcaggggttaggttccagaccaccaccgcaataggtgaaatcagGTGTAGCAGCATGCATTCACtgacatacagtcccctccagaagtattggaacggcaaggtcaattcctttgtttttgttgtatactgaagacatttgggtttcagatcaaaagatgaatatgagacaaaagttcagaattccagcttttatttcatggcatttacatttagatgtgctaaacaactcaggacagagcaccttttgcttGAAGCCACCCACATTGCAAGttagcaaaagtattggaacagacattattaaattaacaaagcgaataattaatattttgtggCATCACGCTTACTTGCAATAAATGCATGAAGTCTGCGACCCAGAGgtttcaccagactgttgcattcttcatttgaaatgcttttccaggtctTTACGCCAGCCTTTTGCAGTTCTCGCTTGTTTCtgagggtttctcccttcaatCTCCTCctcaggaggtaaaatgtatgctctattgggttaaggtcgatgaagtcctttgttgtgttggcagtgtgtttcgggtcattgtcttgttgcatgattaCGCTTCTCACAATtaatttggatgcatttttctgtaaactgaCAGTcgaaatggttttgtagactttagAATTCATTTTGCtcctaccatcatgagttatcaataaagactagtgagccagttccagaagcagccatgcaagcacGACATTACCCCCAGCATGCTTCACAGaagagcttgtgtgttttggatcataagcagatcctttctttctccaaactttggcctttccatcactttggtagaggttattCTTactctcatcagtccataaaacatttgtggctttctacttctttgcaaaatccaatctggccatccgattctttttgctgatgattggtttgcatcttgtggtatggccttcacccctgccctatggacgttggcagtgatgtcactgttgtctttgggtgtttcttcacagctctcacaatgtttctgtcatcaactgttgttgataccctcagtacaccagtagtttctttttcaggacattccaaattgttataTTGGCTATGCCCCATCATTAAATGAAAGTACACCTTTTTCCACTACCCTTAGGTAACGGtctacatttataaaatgtaaaaaaaaaaaagttttttttaattaattttccttatacttttttgggggggtgggggggggggcacaggtGTACATGCACGAGAAGTGTTAaaattaattcttttttttttttttagttgtcatgattattaaacaacaacaaaaaaacctgtcGTGCACTGACTTGGCAATAGGTGAACAACgcagcgagggaacactgtactttcTTAAATGCATGCCAACTTTCAATAATCAGTAGCtgcacattgttttttgttttcttacaaGGCATGAAAGGGTTGTTAGACAAAAATGACTTTCAGGACaatcatttattgtatttcaattttatctaaaaaattttttgtgtattgcaCACAAGGAAAaggcacgtgtgtgtgtaaaaaaataaaaaaaggttctgCATTGACAACTTGAACCACAAATAGAAAAGAATGCTTGCAAGGAACTTCCTGGTTCAAGCGAGTGTTTTTCCCAATACAATTAAATCATCCAAAGTCAtgttcatttgaacatgtgcacAAGCGAGCCCAGACAGGAAgtacaaatatatacacacacatacctcTTTGCTCAATTTGGTAACATCAGCCCCTTTCTCTCACTGTTCTTCCACTTCTGTCTCTACCTCTTCCTCCTTTTCATCATCATTGGTGACACCCTCCCTTTCTTTCTCATCAACATCCTCCATCTCACCCTTCTCTTCATCCTCTCCTTTCTCATG contains these protein-coding regions:
- the miox gene encoding inositol oxygenase translates to MKVINLGLDPSLVYQPNMTPKTKKEEYRNFETGSVAEHVYNTYKLMHTNQTVDFVKQKHLEWSGCSHAEMPMMDAVMSLDQLVDESDPDVDFPNSFHAFQTAEGIRKEHPDNDWFQLVGLIHDVGKVMALWDEPQWAVVGDTFPVGCTFQNSIVFRDSTFQENPDDTNPSYNSKYGIYKPNIGLDSVLMSWGHDEYLYRVLQFNKCCIPKEGLNMIRYHSFYPWHSQGDYMYLCDDTDLQMLLWVKEFNKFDLYTKVAELPNVERLRPYYQSLIDKYCPGILKW